From a single Hippopotamus amphibius kiboko isolate mHipAmp2 chromosome X, mHipAmp2.hap2, whole genome shotgun sequence genomic region:
- the GPR82 gene encoding probable G-protein coupled receptor 82, with the protein MSNNSTCIQPSMISSMALPIIYTFLCIIGLFGNSLSQWIFLTKIAKKTSTHIYLAHLVTANLLVCSAMPFMGMYFLKGFQWEYQSVQCRMVNFLGTLSMHVSMFVSLLILSWIAISRYATLMKKDSTQETTSCYEKIFYGQLLKKFRQPNFARKLCVYIWVVVLGIIIPIIIYYSVVEATEGEETLCYNRQTELGAKISQIAGLIGTTFIGFSFLVVLTSYYSFVNHLRKIRTCTSITEKDLTYSSVKRHLLVIQILLIVCFLPYSIYKPIFFVLHQREDCQQLNYLIEIKNILTCLASARSSTDPIIFLFLDKTFKKTLYNLFTKLDSPHIQSSG; encoded by the coding sequence ATGAGTAACAATTCAACATGTATTCAACCATCCATGATCTCTTCCATGGCTTTACCGATCATTTATACCTTCCTTTGTATCATTGGTCTTTTTGGAAATTCTCTCTCTCAGtggatatttttaacaaaaatagcCAAGAAAACATCAACACACATCTACCTAGCACATCTTGTGACTGCAAACTTACTTGTGTGCAGTGCCATGCCTTTCATGGGTATGTATTTCCTGAAAGGTTTTCAATGGGAATATCAATCTGTACAATGCAGGATGGTCAATTTTTTGGGAACTCTATCCATGCATGTAAGTATGTTTGTCAGCCTCTTAATTTTAAGTTGGATTGCCATAAGCCGCTATGCTACCTTAATGAAAAAGGATTCCACACAAGAGACCACTTCGtgctatgagaaaatattttatggcCAGTTACTGAAAAAATTTCGCCAGCCCAACTTTGCTAGAAAACTATGCGTTTACATATGGGTAGTTGTTCTAGGCATAATTATTCCAATTATCATATACTACTCAGTTGTAGAGGctacagaaggagaagagacccTGTGCTACAATCGGCAGACGGAATTAGGAGCCAAGATCTCTCAGATTGCAGGCCTCATTGGAACCACATTTATAGGATTTTCATTTTTAGTCGTACTAACATCATATTACTCTTTTGTCAACCATCTGAGAAAAATAAGGACCTGTACATCCATTACAGAGAAAGATTTGACTTATAGCTCTGTGAAAAGGCACCTTTTGGTCATCCAGATTCTACTAATAGTTTGCTTTCTTCCATATAGCATTTATAAACCCATCTTTTTTGTTCTACACCAAAGAGAGGACTGTCAGCAACTGAATTATTTAATCGAAATAAAAAACATCCTCACCTGTCTTGCATCAGCCAGAAGTAGCACAGACcccattatatttctttttttagataaaacattCAAGAAGACACTATATAATCTCTTTACAAAATTGGATTCACCACATATACAATCCTCTGGTTGA